The Lewinellaceae bacterium genome has a segment encoding these proteins:
- a CDS encoding DUF975 family protein, producing the protein MASENAVLMSQARQSLQGKWGLAIGTFIVYFLIVGASNGIPFLGNVGSLILGGPMAVGMAIFSLHLGRNQEAKLEQIFEGFKNFGNALGAYILMVIFIFLWTLLLVVPGIIAAISYSQTFYIIAEDSSIGPMDALRKSREMMDGYKWKYFEMGLVFFGLSLLCILTLGIGFLWLIPYANVSYANFYDDIKGEFSLDVNMIDEDILDNDLV; encoded by the coding sequence ATGGCTTCAGAAAACGCAGTATTAATGAGTCAGGCGCGCCAATCCCTTCAAGGAAAGTGGGGACTCGCCATCGGTACTTTTATTGTTTATTTTTTAATCGTCGGAGCCTCGAACGGCATTCCCTTTCTGGGCAACGTGGGATCATTGATTCTTGGAGGCCCGATGGCGGTGGGGATGGCCATCTTTTCCCTGCACCTGGGAAGGAACCAGGAGGCAAAACTGGAACAAATCTTTGAAGGGTTTAAAAATTTCGGGAATGCTCTGGGAGCCTACATTCTAATGGTGATTTTCATATTCCTTTGGACGCTCTTACTAGTTGTCCCCGGAATCATAGCTGCCATTTCCTATTCGCAGACTTTTTATATTATTGCCGAAGACAGTTCAATAGGACCAATGGATGCTTTGAGAAAAAGCCGGGAAATGATGGATGGCTATAAATGGAAATACTTTGAAATGGGGCTGGTGTTTTTTGGACTGTCCTTGTTATGTATTCTGACACTGGGGATAGGATTTTTGTGGTTGATCCCTTACGCAAACGTGAGTTATGCCAACTTTTACGATGACATCAAAGGAGAATTTTCCCTGGATGTTAATATGATCGATGAAGATATTCTAGATAATGACCTTGTTTAG
- the glmM gene encoding phosphoglucosamine mutase encodes MALIKSISGIRGTIGGKAGENLTPQDIVECTAAFGTWLLGKGAAPKIIIGRDARISGPLVSNLVTQTLLSLGIDVVDLGLSTTPTVEMAVPALEAGAGIILTASHNPRQWNALKLLNAKGEFISAADGEAFLSLIDGGGIDYATVDELGSYVARQDMIDYHINRILDLDTVDVSLVREKKFKVVVDCINSSGAIAMPPLLEKLGCEYLLINATPDGNFAHNPEPLPQHLTDLAETVLKEKADMGIAVDPDVDRLVFVNEDGSPFGEEYTLVAVADYILKHKKGNTVSNLSSSRALRDVTQKHGGSYFAAAVGEVNVVEKMKAENAVIGGEGNGGIILPELHYGRDALVGVAILLTYLAKTGQKMTELRSGYPSYFMTKDKVDLDPSLDMEALLQQMHDRYKSEDCNTIDGLKIDFAESWVHLRKSNTEPIIRIYAEAKNEALAVELVAKIKADFEEMSGLGAR; translated from the coding sequence GTGGCATTAATAAAATCAATTTCGGGCATCAGGGGAACCATAGGGGGCAAAGCAGGAGAGAATCTCACCCCACAGGATATCGTGGAGTGTACGGCTGCTTTTGGAACCTGGCTCCTGGGAAAAGGGGCTGCGCCCAAAATAATCATTGGCCGGGATGCGCGTATTTCCGGGCCGTTGGTGAGTAACCTGGTTACCCAAACCTTGTTGAGCCTTGGGATTGATGTGGTGGACCTGGGACTTTCTACCACGCCTACCGTGGAAATGGCCGTGCCTGCCCTTGAGGCCGGTGCCGGCATCATCCTCACCGCCAGCCATAATCCCAGGCAATGGAATGCCCTGAAACTGCTCAATGCTAAGGGAGAGTTTATTTCCGCCGCTGACGGGGAAGCCTTTTTGAGCCTCATCGATGGAGGAGGGATTGACTATGCTACAGTGGATGAGCTGGGAAGTTACGTGGCCAGACAGGATATGATCGATTACCATATCAACCGAATTCTTGATCTGGATACAGTAGATGTCAGCCTGGTAAGAGAAAAAAAATTTAAGGTGGTGGTTGATTGTATCAATTCTTCCGGGGCCATTGCCATGCCTCCTTTACTGGAAAAACTGGGTTGTGAATACCTCCTGATCAACGCTACCCCGGACGGGAACTTTGCCCACAATCCAGAGCCTTTGCCTCAGCACCTTACAGACCTGGCGGAAACGGTCCTAAAAGAAAAGGCAGACATGGGTATCGCTGTGGATCCAGATGTAGATCGCCTCGTTTTTGTCAACGAAGATGGGAGTCCCTTTGGCGAAGAATATACGCTGGTGGCAGTGGCTGATTATATTTTAAAGCATAAAAAAGGCAATACGGTTTCCAACCTGTCTTCTTCTCGGGCCCTACGCGATGTGACTCAAAAACATGGCGGAAGTTATTTTGCCGCAGCAGTCGGGGAAGTCAATGTGGTAGAAAAAATGAAAGCCGAAAATGCTGTGATCGGAGGTGAAGGCAATGGAGGGATTATCCTGCCGGAATTGCATTACGGACGCGATGCATTGGTGGGGGTTGCTATTTTGCTGACTTACCTGGCGAAAACAGGACAAAAGATGACGGAGCTTCGGTCAGGTTATCCTTCTTATTTTATGACCAAAGACAAGGTCGACCTCGATCCTTCCCTGGACATGGAGGCATTGTTGCAGCAAATGCACGACAGGTACAAAAGCGAAGATTGCAATACTATTGATGGACTTAAGATTGATTTTGCTGAAAGTTGGGTGCACTTGCGTAAATCCAATACGGAACCCATTATCCGTATTTATGCGGAAGCGAAAAATGAAGCTCTGGCTGTCGAGCTTGTCGCAAAGATAAAGGCAGATTTTGAAGAAATGAGCGGCCTGGGTGCCAGATAA
- a CDS encoding AraC family transcriptional regulator — MLYVEYLPKSTLSRHVECFWELDFAPDDLRGQFEMLSPDCTYDIIFSTENLSFRPINASTWQKIPTGAAFMGQRTSSIQYKVTRPVKIFGIRFKPFAFWNLIPFPLYKLNDKAFSLTDIFEITPLCNQLIKRILSGSEVQAKMELSEQLMLNISKDNLIVDPMLRDQVNYILERKGILRVNEMYSEFGISKVGLRNNFINKIGLTPKKVSQIWRLNYFLYLQQNTSCQNLTQLGLDAGFYDQAHFIKEFKSFFHCSPLHFFKNEHHLLKISQETISKRLFNVYDPVN; from the coding sequence ATGCTGTATGTAGAATATTTACCCAAAAGTACCCTCTCCAGACACGTTGAATGTTTCTGGGAACTGGATTTTGCGCCCGATGACCTCAGGGGGCAGTTTGAGATGTTGTCTCCTGACTGCACCTATGACATCATTTTTTCAACCGAAAATTTATCGTTCCGTCCCATTAATGCTTCAACCTGGCAAAAGATTCCTACCGGAGCCGCTTTTATGGGACAACGAACCAGCAGTATTCAGTATAAGGTGACCCGGCCGGTTAAAATATTCGGCATTCGTTTTAAACCCTTTGCCTTTTGGAATCTCATTCCTTTTCCGCTTTACAAACTGAATGACAAGGCTTTTTCACTTACCGACATCTTCGAAATCACTCCGCTCTGCAACCAGTTGATTAAGCGTATCTTGTCCGGATCGGAGGTGCAGGCTAAAATGGAATTATCGGAACAATTGATGTTGAATATTTCAAAAGACAACCTTATTGTCGATCCCATGCTACGCGACCAGGTCAATTATATCCTTGAAAGAAAAGGCATACTTCGGGTCAATGAAATGTACAGTGAATTTGGGATCAGCAAGGTAGGTTTGCGTAACAATTTTATCAATAAAATCGGGCTCACTCCAAAAAAGGTTTCACAGATATGGAGACTGAACTATTTTCTTTATTTGCAACAAAACACTTCCTGTCAAAATCTAACCCAACTGGGATTGGATGCCGGCTTTTACGACCAGGCTCATTTTATCAAGGAATTTAAATCGTTCTTCCATTGTAGCCCTTTGCATTTTTTCAAAAATGAACACCATTTGTTGAAAATTTCCCAGGAAACCATTTCCAAAAGGCTTTTTAATGTCTATGATCCGGTGAATTGA
- the kdsB gene encoding 3-deoxy-manno-octulosonate cytidylyltransferase — MSTLAIIPARYASTRYPGKPLVDIAGKSMIQRVYDQVSRAILVDRVIVATDDSRIFDHVKSFGGDVMMTSENHVSGTDRCAEVARAFPDFEVVINVQGDEPFLSPDDVDRVVEPLTNDSGLSISTLSTPVKTTQTLFDPNAVKVVRKQSGEALYFSRQAIPFMRNVPQSDWLTHQQYLKHLGIYGFRSQTLMMLSSLKPSSLEKAESLEQLRWLEAGFSIFVGITENDSIGIDTPEDLQRLMKRQLLFDKE, encoded by the coding sequence ATGTCCACCCTAGCCATCATTCCCGCCAGATATGCCTCCACCCGTTACCCGGGTAAACCCCTCGTGGATATTGCCGGAAAGAGCATGATTCAAAGGGTTTATGACCAGGTGAGCCGTGCCATCCTGGTTGACCGGGTGATCGTGGCCACAGATGATAGTCGTATTTTCGATCATGTAAAATCCTTCGGGGGAGACGTAATGATGACCTCGGAGAACCATGTCAGCGGAACAGACCGATGTGCGGAAGTAGCCAGGGCATTCCCTGATTTTGAGGTGGTGATCAACGTGCAGGGGGATGAACCTTTTTTGTCGCCTGATGATGTGGACAGGGTAGTGGAACCATTAACCAATGATTCGGGGTTGTCCATTTCAACCCTTTCTACTCCGGTGAAAACGACACAAACCCTTTTTGACCCCAATGCCGTCAAAGTAGTTCGTAAACAATCCGGTGAAGCCTTGTATTTTAGCCGACAAGCCATTCCTTTTATGCGCAACGTTCCACAAAGTGACTGGCTCACTCACCAGCAATATCTCAAACACCTGGGTATTTACGGTTTTCGGAGCCAGACTTTGATGATGTTGAGTAGCCTCAAACCCTCGAGCCTCGAAAAAGCAGAGTCACTTGAACAATTGAGATGGCTGGAAGCCGGTTTTTCCATATTTGTGGGCATAACCGAAAACGACAGCATTGGGATAGATACACCCGAAGATCTGCAACGACTGATGAAACGGCAACTCCTGTTTGATAAAGAGTAA
- a CDS encoding DDE-type integrase/transposase/recombinase yields MKTLYSLSGISKQGHMDALKREREQLLKAPLYIGFIEEIREMHPGMGLRKIYEQFEPEGIGRDAFIILGLREGYRLRALESPYKTTYSDKGSQYGNVLIGKRFTNVNQLWVSDLFYFPLGGQHYYVVLIMDVYSRRIIGYSVSDNMRSENNIAALTMALNLRGIDDYNNELIHHSDRGSQYTSTDYTNLLKSYGIRISMCTNVLENAHCERANGTIKNEYLKRWSIQNFGQLKKRVAMAVENYNNRLHNSLKMTPMVYETYIKDLKEKERPEMEVFTINKMLDNPMQLELQFDL; encoded by the coding sequence ATGAAGACATTATACAGTTTATCGGGGATCAGCAAACAAGGGCATATGGATGCCCTGAAACGGGAACGAGAGCAATTATTAAAAGCTCCCCTTTACATAGGTTTTATTGAGGAGATTAGGGAGATGCATCCGGGGATGGGCCTGCGCAAGATATATGAACAGTTCGAACCAGAAGGCATTGGACGGGATGCTTTTATAATATTAGGTTTACGCGAAGGCTATCGTTTACGGGCCTTAGAAAGTCCCTATAAGACTACTTACAGCGATAAGGGAAGTCAATATGGTAATGTACTGATAGGAAAGAGGTTTACAAATGTCAACCAATTATGGGTTAGTGACCTTTTTTATTTTCCATTAGGGGGACAGCATTATTACGTTGTATTAATAATGGATGTTTATTCTCGACGGATCATAGGATATTCGGTTTCTGACAATATGCGGTCAGAGAATAATATTGCTGCATTAACAATGGCACTCAACCTCAGAGGCATTGATGATTATAATAATGAGTTGATTCATCATTCTGACAGAGGTTCGCAATATACGAGTACTGATTATACGAACTTACTTAAATCCTATGGCATAAGGATCAGTATGTGTACTAACGTACTTGAAAATGCACATTGCGAGCGGGCAAATGGAACCATAAAAAATGAATACCTCAAAAGGTGGAGTATCCAAAATTTTGGACAGTTAAAGAAACGAGTAGCCATGGCTGTTGAAAACTACAACAACCGTTTACACAATTCTTTAAAGATGACACCAATGGTTTATGAAACATATATCAAAGACCTAAAGGAAAAAGAAAGACCCGAAATGGAAGTCTTTACAATAAACAAAATGTTAGATAATCCAATGCAACTTGAATTACAATTTGATTTATAA
- a CDS encoding transposase, with product MANKNNKKFQKQPNSNRTFSESFKRSKVKDLVSRRIKVRDICELYEVSRTSVYKWIYLYSDSTKEVKTVVQMESEAQKTKILMQRLSEYERIIGQKQMTIDLLEKGYEFASEDLGYDVKKKYVLQPWNGSENTLTNTDIK from the coding sequence ATGGCAAACAAAAATAACAAAAAGTTTCAAAAACAACCAAATAGCAATAGGACTTTCAGTGAATCCTTTAAAAGGAGCAAAGTTAAAGACCTGGTTTCAAGACGAATAAAGGTACGAGATATATGTGAGCTATATGAAGTATCACGAACAAGTGTATATAAATGGATATATTTGTATTCTGACAGTACAAAAGAAGTAAAGACAGTAGTACAAATGGAAAGTGAAGCACAAAAGACGAAAATATTAATGCAACGATTGTCCGAATATGAACGCATAATCGGACAAAAACAGATGACAATAGATCTCTTGGAGAAGGGGTACGAGTTTGCGAGTGAAGATCTGGGTTATGATGTAAAAAAAAAGTACGTACTCCAACCCTGGAATGGTTCCGAAAACACCCTGACGAACACGGATATAAAATGA
- a CDS encoding endonuclease/exonuclease/phosphatase family protein — protein MPTIFDTLPENIQIELTELKADLDKKIPAKKLDRNLLIATWNIRAFGDLTREWESTEKDSPRRDLQSVMCIAEILSRFDVVAIQEVKSNIRAFRDTMKILGNNWSFILTDVNRGNAGNDERMAYIFDTRRVKLSGLASELVVPKEWMGKIGEDAFQEQFVRTPYAVGFQSVTKTFILVTLHVKYGKKAAERIGELKSIAKWIANWAKDVNAYHQNLIALGDFNIDARGDLLNETFLSEGLHVPAALQNETVTRSIFDETKYYDQIAWFEGSDNQPKLSSDFLQGGSYDFLGQVLKSRNLSKLQLSWMMSDHYPLWAEFAL, from the coding sequence ATGCCTACCATATTTGATACTCTTCCTGAAAACATACAGATAGAACTTACTGAATTAAAAGCAGATCTTGACAAAAAAATACCTGCCAAAAAACTGGACCGTAACCTGCTCATTGCCACCTGGAACATCAGGGCATTCGGCGATCTGACCAGGGAATGGGAATCCACGGAAAAGGACAGCCCGCGTCGTGATCTCCAGTCGGTAATGTGCATTGCTGAAATTTTATCCCGCTTTGATGTGGTCGCCATCCAGGAAGTAAAATCCAATATTCGGGCCTTTCGGGATACAATGAAAATTCTTGGAAACAACTGGAGCTTTATTCTTACCGATGTGAACCGGGGAAATGCCGGCAATGATGAGCGGATGGCGTACATTTTTGATACCCGAAGGGTGAAATTATCCGGGCTGGCTTCAGAGTTGGTGGTTCCCAAGGAATGGATGGGAAAAATCGGGGAAGATGCCTTCCAGGAACAATTTGTAAGAACTCCTTATGCGGTTGGTTTTCAATCTGTTACCAAAACATTTATCCTGGTTACCCTTCATGTTAAATACGGAAAAAAAGCCGCTGAACGTATAGGTGAATTAAAATCCATCGCCAAATGGATCGCCAATTGGGCCAAAGACGTTAATGCTTACCACCAAAACCTTATTGCCCTGGGTGATTTCAATATCGATGCCCGCGGTGACCTGCTCAACGAAACTTTTTTATCGGAAGGACTTCATGTGCCGGCTGCGCTTCAAAATGAAACCGTTACCCGATCCATTTTTGACGAAACGAAATATTACGATCAGATCGCCTGGTTTGAAGGCAGCGACAATCAACCCAAACTTTCCTCAGATTTTCTGCAGGGCGGGAGTTACGATTTCCTCGGCCAGGTGCTGAAGAGCAGAAATCTATCCAAACTGCAATTGTCCTGGATGATGTCGGATCATTATCCTTTGTGGGCGGAGTTTGCGTTGTGA